The following are from one region of the Candidatus Acidulodesulfobacterium ferriphilum genome:
- a CDS encoding trypsin-like serine protease, which translates to MFFRRLHRYSFTILILIFFTALTYNLFAKQSYAYRNNKSKSGSIVERLFNKLKPSVVHIEVLGVTRLKNGAIMPEEDIGTGFFISKNGDILTNFHVIGNAGKIYISFLKYKDIRANVIGTDPSSDIAVIHINPDGKTIIPVIMGNSDNLRVGERVMAIGNPYNLYQTVTTGIISGLKRSLFFPSARFYGNIIQTDASINFGNSGGPLVDYEGRVIGINTAKLANSAQNIGFAIPINLAKKNIPELIKYGRVIRPWLGIEAIKLTESLSTLLDIKYVKRGLLVEKVFSGSPAFKAGLVAGDRIIAMKNITYVVGGDIITRINNKKVYSFSRLEELINTFAPGQVIVLKVHRGKSVRLVKVRLSSMP; encoded by the coding sequence ATGTTTTTTCGGAGGCTGCATAGATATAGTTTCACAATATTAATTTTGATTTTTTTTACGGCTCTAACCTATAATTTATTTGCAAAGCAGTCTTATGCTTACCGCAATAATAAAAGCAAAAGCGGTTCCATTGTCGAACGGCTTTTTAACAAGCTCAAGCCAAGTGTTGTGCATATCGAGGTATTAGGGGTTACAAGGCTTAAAAATGGCGCTATAATGCCGGAAGAAGACATCGGAACAGGGTTTTTTATAAGCAAGAATGGAGATATCCTTACAAACTTTCATGTTATCGGAAATGCGGGTAAAATTTACATAAGTTTTTTAAAATATAAGGATATAAGAGCAAATGTTATAGGAACCGACCCGTCATCCGATATAGCCGTCATTCATATTAATCCTGACGGCAAAACAATCATTCCTGTAATTATGGGAAATTCCGACAACTTAAGGGTCGGCGAAAGGGTTATGGCTATCGGAAACCCTTACAATCTTTACCAGACCGTTACCACGGGAATAATCAGCGGCCTTAAAAGGTCTCTTTTTTTTCCTTCGGCAAGATTTTACGGAAACATAATACAAACGGATGCGTCAATTAACTTTGGAAATTCAGGCGGACCGTTGGTAGATTATGAAGGGCGCGTCATCGGCATAAATACCGCAAAACTTGCAAATAGCGCTCAAAATATAGGATTTGCAATCCCGATAAATCTTGCGAAAAAAAATATACCGGAGCTAATCAAATATGGAAGGGTGATAAGGCCGTGGCTTGGAATAGAAGCGATAAAATTAACAGAAAGCCTTTCCACGCTTCTCGATATCAAGTATGTTAAAAGGGGGCTTTTAGTCGAGAAGGTTTTTTCGGGGAGTCCTGCTTTTAAAGCAGGTCTTGTGGCAGGGGACAGGATAATTGCAATGAAGAATATTACTTATGTAGTCGGCGGAGATATTATAACAAGGATAAACAACAAAAAGGTCTATTCGTTTTCCCGCCTTGAAGAGCTTATAAATACATTTGCTCCCGGACAGGTTATCGTTCTTAAGGTGCATAGAGGCAAAAGTGTCAGGCTTGTTAAGGTTAGGCTGTCAAGCATGCCTTAA